Proteins encoded in a region of the Perognathus longimembris pacificus isolate PPM17 chromosome 11, ASM2315922v1, whole genome shotgun sequence genome:
- the Atp6v1g3 gene encoding V-type proton ATPase subunit G 3 has protein sequence MASHSQGIHQLLQAEKRAKDKLEEAKKRKVKRLKQAKEEAIAEIDQYKMQRDKEFRLKHSKVMGSQSDLASEIDKQTLEKIQELNGNYNKYMESVMKQLLSVVCDMKPEVHVNYRPRATN, from the exons ATGGCCAGCCATTCACAGGGGATCCACCAGCTCCTTCAAGCAGAGAAAAGGGCCAAGGACAAGCTAGAGGAAGCCAAGAAGA GAAAAGTGAAAAGATTGAAGCAAGCCAAGGAAGAGGCAATAGCAGAAATTGACCAATATAAAATGCAGAGAGATAAGGAATTTCGATTAAAACACTCTAAG GTAATGGGCTCTCAGAGTGACCTTGCCAGTGAAATAGACAAACAGACACTAGAGAAGATACAGGAACTGAACGGAAACTACAACAAGTATATGGAGAGTGTGATGAAGCAGCTTCTCAGCGTGGTGTGTGACATGAAACCGGAAGTCCACGTGAACTACAGACCCAGAGCCACCAACTAA